A section of the Prochlorococcus sp. MIT 1341 genome encodes:
- a CDS encoding geranylgeranyl reductase family protein, producing the protein MSTRDVLIIGGGAAGASAAFHLAKAGHKVTVIEKKSTNTIKACGGGMAASVQRLFPFDLSPAVDEVINKVEFSWCLDDRVVADLAETSPFWIVRREMLDCYLMNQASLEGAELLQPLSAEKIEREKDSWQITCSNGKQFESRSLVIANGSKSQWPRKFGLGPKKQKHAVTTSVRLNGKGNLKGGSARFEFGLVHHGFAWAFPIANGVNVGVGTFIGREIADSQKILDKFLPDLGFDPNDGERKHSNLRIWNGQNVLHGEGVVAIGDAASLCDPFLAEGIRPALMSGCNAAHFLNRWLKGDNNALASYTQCMQKDWGASMAWGSRIAQVFYRFPKVGYQLGIKRPTAPERIAQILSGEMSYGDIAQRVIKRLLFQNQ; encoded by the coding sequence GTGAGCACTAGAGATGTTTTAATTATTGGTGGTGGAGCAGCTGGTGCATCAGCTGCTTTTCATCTCGCCAAGGCAGGCCACAAGGTTACTGTAATAGAAAAAAAATCAACAAATACAATCAAGGCATGCGGGGGAGGCATGGCAGCTTCTGTACAGAGGTTATTCCCTTTTGATCTCAGTCCTGCAGTTGATGAAGTAATTAACAAAGTTGAATTCTCTTGGTGCCTTGACGATCGAGTGGTAGCTGATTTAGCTGAAACATCTCCCTTTTGGATAGTACGTAGGGAAATGCTTGACTGTTACCTAATGAATCAAGCAAGCCTGGAAGGGGCTGAATTGCTGCAACCTCTTTCTGCAGAAAAGATTGAAAGAGAAAAAGATTCCTGGCAAATAACCTGCAGCAATGGCAAACAATTTGAATCTCGATCCTTAGTTATCGCTAATGGGTCTAAATCTCAATGGCCAAGGAAGTTTGGATTGGGCCCTAAAAAACAAAAACATGCTGTTACGACATCAGTTCGTCTTAATGGAAAAGGAAATTTGAAAGGAGGCTCTGCAAGGTTTGAATTTGGACTAGTTCATCATGGCTTTGCTTGGGCCTTCCCAATTGCCAACGGCGTGAACGTTGGCGTAGGAACTTTTATTGGTCGTGAAATAGCAGATAGTCAAAAAATACTCGACAAATTCTTACCTGATCTTGGTTTTGATCCTAATGATGGGGAGCGCAAACACTCAAACCTTCGTATCTGGAATGGACAAAATGTCCTTCATGGCGAAGGTGTTGTTGCGATAGGTGATGCAGCATCGCTTTGCGACCCATTCCTAGCAGAAGGCATCAGACCAGCCCTGATGAGTGGCTGCAATGCTGCACACTTCCTTAACAGGTGGCTTAAAGGTGACAACAATGCTCTAGCTAGTTATACACAATGCATGCAAAAAGACTGGGGAGCATCAATGGCATGGGGGAGCAGAATTGCTCAGGTTTTCTATAGATTCCCAAAAGTTGGCTATCAACTAGGGATCAAAAGACCTACTGCCCCAGAAAGAATTGCACAAATTCTTTCTGGGGAAATGAGCTATGGAGATATTGCTCAGCGTGTCATCAAGCGATTATTATTTCAGAATCAATGA
- a CDS encoding penicillin-binding protein 2: MGVNKHRLSRSSRGKRKRVIQLEKVSDFRMRLVFLSLVIGIFGLGGRLAWLQLFQSSALEARARSFQTDFTKPLGRRRSIVDRMGRLVALDEKRYRLWAHPRYFNFPGDDPALIRKPVDVARKLSGLIPMSMSEIVQRLGDRPSGVKLAEGLDQDKALLLKGLGISGLDLEPYPQRVYPQGDLFANVVGFLNHDRVPQAGLEQSLNSEMLRYEQPLTLRRGADGTPLPDDLAPGLFFGDDMRMQLTMDARLQQVAMEALAQGVSRWSAKKGVAIVMDVANGEMLALASTPTYDPNKYWRFPPSRFREWSVQDLFEPGSTFKPINLALALQEGVIEEGDTVFDEGRVDVGGWPLYNNDRVSHGVIDYPKLLQVSSNVGMVKTMQKLSPDLYWDWLQKLGVNSIPETDLPGAVAGQLKTKKQFVLQTIEPATAAFGQGFSLTPLKLAQLHALIANGGYLVRPRITRGLTLQDASSEKTQLLEPEVTNTIRQWMESVVTAGSGKGVKTPGYRIGGKTGTAQKAVNGIYQPGAKICSFVAILPIDSPRFVVLVVVDEPRGSNAYGSTVATPVAKMIIDGLLAIEKIPPTSKRSDSQSSNG, encoded by the coding sequence TTCAATTAGAGAAAGTTTCAGATTTTCGAATGAGATTAGTATTTTTGTCTCTTGTTATCGGAATCTTTGGATTGGGAGGACGGTTAGCTTGGCTACAGCTTTTTCAGTCATCGGCATTGGAGGCACGTGCTAGATCATTTCAGACTGATTTCACAAAGCCACTCGGGAGAAGGCGTTCAATAGTTGATCGTATGGGACGGTTAGTTGCTTTAGATGAAAAGCGTTATCGATTATGGGCTCATCCGAGGTACTTTAATTTTCCTGGAGATGACCCTGCCTTAATTCGTAAGCCAGTTGATGTGGCTAGGAAGCTTTCAGGCCTGATTCCAATGTCGATGAGTGAAATTGTCCAACGACTTGGTGATCGCCCCTCTGGCGTAAAACTTGCTGAGGGTCTTGATCAGGACAAAGCTTTGCTTTTGAAAGGATTGGGCATAAGTGGCTTAGACCTCGAGCCATACCCGCAACGCGTTTACCCGCAAGGTGATCTATTTGCAAATGTGGTTGGATTCTTGAACCATGATCGCGTTCCTCAGGCAGGTTTGGAGCAGAGTTTGAATTCAGAGATGCTTAGGTATGAACAACCTCTAACTCTAAGAAGAGGTGCTGATGGAACACCTCTTCCCGATGATCTGGCTCCGGGTCTTTTCTTTGGGGATGATATGCGAATGCAGCTCACCATGGATGCACGTCTCCAACAGGTGGCGATGGAGGCTTTAGCTCAAGGCGTATCGCGTTGGAGTGCGAAGAAAGGTGTGGCGATTGTTATGGACGTAGCTAATGGAGAGATGTTGGCTCTTGCTTCAACTCCAACTTATGACCCGAATAAGTATTGGAGATTTCCCCCGAGTCGTTTTCGTGAATGGTCTGTACAAGATCTGTTTGAGCCTGGTTCTACGTTTAAACCCATAAACCTAGCTTTAGCTTTACAGGAAGGAGTAATAGAGGAAGGAGATACTGTTTTTGATGAGGGGAGAGTTGATGTAGGAGGTTGGCCTTTATATAACAATGATCGTGTTTCGCATGGTGTTATTGATTATCCAAAGTTGCTTCAGGTCTCTAGCAATGTAGGCATGGTTAAGACAATGCAAAAGCTTAGTCCAGACTTGTATTGGGATTGGCTTCAGAAACTAGGAGTGAATTCTATCCCTGAGACTGATCTCCCTGGTGCTGTTGCTGGTCAATTAAAGACTAAAAAACAGTTTGTTTTACAGACGATTGAACCTGCCACTGCTGCCTTTGGCCAGGGATTTTCTCTAACACCTCTTAAGTTGGCGCAACTGCATGCTCTTATTGCCAATGGCGGATATTTGGTAAGACCCCGGATAACAAGGGGGTTGACTTTACAGGACGCTTCCTCTGAAAAGACACAATTACTGGAACCAGAAGTGACAAATACGATTAGGCAGTGGATGGAATCCGTAGTAACTGCCGGCAGTGGAAAAGGGGTGAAAACACCTGGTTATCGAATAGGGGGGAAGACAGGTACTGCACAAAAGGCCGTTAATGGCATTTATCAGCCTGGAGCAAAAATCTGCAGCTTTGTTGCAATCCTCCCAATTGATTCCCCTCGCTTTGTGGTTTTGGTTGTTGTAGATGAGCCTCGAGGTAGTAATGCTTATGGTTCAACAGTTGCGACACCTGTTGCCAAGATGATTATTGATGGATTGTTGGCGATAGAGAAAATACCTCCAACAAGCAAAAGGTCAGATTCTCAATCTTCAAATGGGTGA